The Mytilus galloprovincialis chromosome 7, xbMytGall1.hap1.1, whole genome shotgun sequence genome has a window encoding:
- the LOC143081844 gene encoding uncharacterized protein LOC143081844, with translation MFDSEKLLDSDHESLPAGTSVHSLRDCISAHHTGNNDLVDTFSLFKTYLDGKIATLHKNLAVGNENFATKLKQEVSVKLKGEGNQIQFNFNCEIMAELVKLEKRIPDEDAACLKLVSGAILKAKKRKKLIRIADKSPAGWKTVREYESDDLASDSEDEKRIRSAETRAIRSIKEKKRPHPYRSATATVSAPSAPMPNQHNVRQNNYQQPPFRTGRRREPSSHDICYNCNQLGYWRTQCPLLFSTKPGVPGTTRQQN, from the coding sequence ATGTTTGACTCCGAGAAACTTCTAGATTCCGACCATGAATCTTTGCCAGCTGGAACTAGTGTACATTCGTTGCGTGATTGTATTTCTGCACATCATACTGGGAACAACGACTTGGTGGATACTTTCTCTCTGTTTAAAACCTATCTTGACGGGAAGATCGCTACTCTACACAAAAATTTGGCAGTTGGCAACGAAAATTTTGCTACCAAACTCAAGCAGGAAGTTTCAGTTAAACTCAAAGGTGAGGGCAACCAGATACAATTCAACTTTAATTGTGAAATCATGGCCGAACTTGTTAAGCTCGAGAAGCGTATTCCTGATGAAGATGCAGCATGTCTTAAATTGGTATCTGGAGCTATCCTTAAGGCTAAGAAGCGAAAAAAACTCATCCGCATTGCAGACAAATCTCCCGCAGGATGGAAAACCGTccgtgaatatgaaagcgacgaCCTCGCCTCCGACTCTGAAGATGAGAAGCGCATTCGTTCTGCAGAAACCCGTGCCATCAGGAGTATTAAGGAAAAGAAAAGACCTCATCCTTATAGATCCGCTACAGCTACTGTTTCTGCACCTTCTGCACCTATGCCTAATCAACATAACGTTAGACAAAACAACTACCAACAGCCGCCCTTTAGGACCGGCAGACGGAGGGAACCCTCATCTCATGACATATGTTACAACTGCAACCAACTTGGTTACTGGCGAACTCAGTGCCCCCTCCTATTCAGTACTAAACCAGGTGTCCCAGGGACAACAAGGCAACAGAATTAA
- the LOC143084235 gene encoding thyroid hormone-induced protein B-like: MAVVSHIAFLDNGLTGNCLTSNGKCARKGVACDDAFGEGWIDKGKCCNERQCCIYKCPNLCRSANYSCGFEDHSCVFQFDTGTRGDYVWSYKTGITTTAGTGPLGAAEGTHYLYTDANNGENGDTAILTTAAANLPACPYCLSFKYHMMGPDVGSLAFAVGEKGFPHDSIWTYVGGLSQSHNDWINDTLNIPQYCNPVVTIISTRTNGTIGDIAIDDILLRTGACDARK, translated from the exons atggcagtagTATCACATATTGCGTTTCTGG ATAATGGACTCACTGGAAATTGTCTGACTTCAAATGGTAAATGTGCAAGAAAAGGTGTTGCTTGTGATGATGCGTTTGGTGAAGGATGGATAGACAAGGGAAAATGTTGTAATGAAAGACAATGTTGTATATATAAATGTCCAA ATTTATGTAGAAGTGCAAACTACAGCTGTGGATTTGAGGATCATTCATGTGTTTTTCAGTTTGATACCGGTACCCGTGGTGATTATGTATGGTCATATAAAACT GGTATTACAACCACGGCGGGAACTGGGCCCTTAGGAGCAGCCGAGGGAACACATTACCTATACACAGACGCCAATAATGGGGAAAATGGAGATACAGCTATACTCACAACAGCAGCTGCTAACTTACCAG CATGTCCTTATTGTCTGTCCTTCAAGTACCACATGATGGGGCCTGACGTTGGATCATTAGCATTTGCAGTTGGGGAGAAAGGATTTCCCCATGATTCTATTTGGACATACGTAGGAGGACTAAGCCAATCTCACAATGATTGGATAAATGATACTCTCAACATTCCACAATATTGTAATCCTGTT gtCACCATAATAAGTACCAGAACTAATGGAACGATTGGTGATATTGCCATTGATGATATTCTCCTCAGAACTGGTGCATGTG ATGCTAGAAAGTAA